The Amaranthus tricolor cultivar Red isolate AtriRed21 chromosome 14, ASM2621246v1, whole genome shotgun sequence DNA window CATATATGTCTAAAGATGACGTGATTTAAATCAGTCTAGTTGACTATCAACACGAGACTCTCACTTTGGTTGGATAGTCTTTCTTGATTTTTCACCtatgatattttattgtgtCAGTTAGTTTTAGATATTACTCACAATCATGTTATTAGTAAACACTATAAAGTCGATCGTCAATATGTGCGAGATGCTATTTGACATGCTCTATTTGCTCCCACTCATATTTGTACACATGAAACATGTGTAGATATCTTTACTAAAGCTCTAGGCACGCGATAATTTCGTTATCTACATTACAACTTGGCATTTATTATCTATATGCTTTTAAGTTGAGGGTGGTGTTAAGCCCATATTATTTTTTGTGATAGTGAGGGCTAAGCCCAAAATATATAGGGTTGTCATTAGAACTTCATTGTTGCACTTTTTATAAGCTATCCCATTATATTTGATGAATATTAAGATATGAGAAAAGAAAACTCTGCACACCAAATCATGTCTTTTAAAATGTAGCGGCGGATACAGCGTGATGTCATTAAAGTCAGTTAACATCACTTAAATCGAAAatgtaattatgtaaattatgtAACAGTAAAGAGATTCACAAAGATCACTTGGTATCCACCTTGTCTTCCACATAAATGGCCAAGGTTTAAACCAAATTAAACGCGCATTTCTtctattttaagacaaaaaacaaAGCCCAAACCTCTAATTAGTTAATCACAGTAGCCTTTATATtgttaaatgtaattttttttatttaatactttaatatcactttttttttactGAATCCACCACTGCtaaaatgtatatataatttACTTTGATTTAAGTCGCAAGCATAGAAAAGCAGCTCAGTAATGATCGATGCCACTGTCCAAAATAGGTTGAGACGGGATATGAATTGACTCAATGTGAATGTTGTGGCAAATATCAAACCTGAAGTCGAATTGAAGATTATCATAAATTTAAGGATTCactattcacaaattgttgtgagagacggccTTTTCGAGAGATGCATTAGGtatatgggttaaatagcccaattaatacatattaaaaagaaaatataaataggGCTTCTTGTTTGATGTTATCCCTTTGAGAAacgatctctcacaagagtatcTTTTTTAATCTAGAAAAACCTTTTGTTGTTACAACCTTTAACTTAAGAGTTAAGACTATTTGTTGCATCGGTTCCTAGATTAGTAACTATTTTGTCATGTCATATGCTTTTACCAACCCCTCCTTATAATATTCGTACATAGTTGATTAAACACTCATCTTTATATGTGCGTAGAATAACTCGACTATCATGACCTAAACAAGTCCGAACCCAGATTACCCACGTCAAAATATAGGACAAATATAGTTTGGTGAAAACAGGACGAACCATATTTGTACAACTTAGACAGAAAGCATCTGTGATTACAATGCACAAAATCATCAGCAAGGCAACAATGAAGTAGCAGAGCGAGGTTCAAAGAAGTCGATTGATCGCCTCTTTGGGATGTTTTGTTGTTAGAATCCCGTCCCTCTTCTTTGTTAACGACACTGGAAAGATCGAAAAACTGCACTGAATTCTCAGATCATATTGCTTGTTAACAGGTAAAATTCGCTAGTACGCAAGAGAACAAACAGAAACAAAAAACTTCTTAGAATGTATCAGTTAGAACATAGAAATCTACCATTCCTCACATAACAGGAAGAAAATAAGCAAGTAAGCATATAAAAGAATCAAATGATCATTTAATTCGATACGTAGTTACAATCTACATCTAGAGACTACAAACAACGATTCATCGCCCGTTACCCATTACGTTCTGAATACAATACAACAGAACTTTCACAATACGCTCTCCATGTGCAACGACATATTCCCACAATGCCACAGTAGAACAGTTAGCAGAACATAGACGGTATGATGTTGATCGAAAAATCATAACTCTCATCAAAACAGCGGAATTGTTTTCGTGTGAACGTCTATGATCCAAGAAAGGCGCAATGCTTTCTAGCGTGTTCGGGAATTAGCCGCACCAAGGTTTCTGTCGGAACCCCTTTTAGCTCTGTTTAATCGAAGAAGAGTGTGAGCAAGAACTTAACAATTAGGATAAGAATCGAGAGGCAACAGATAGACTATACCATGAGCCTTAAAGTTGAAAAGCGGAGGAAGGGTGCGACCATTTGGCAAACGAGTATTTGGATCGCGTAGCTCATCGAAGAATGGATGCGTTAGAGCATCTAACTGAATTGAACAAATAAAAAGCGATGTTATTTCTCGATAGCTCGTACTCAATTTCATAATGAACAAGACAGGAATTGGTAAAGTTTGATACTCACAGCTGTGCACCTAAGGTTCGGAGAATATTGCAAAAGTCTCGAGACAAGATCCACGGCCTCTGGAGGCATGCGCTTGTGGAATATCTGAATTGTAACATCATAAGCACAAGATAAACCAAATGACCATCCAAAGTAAAGGAAAAGGGGGAAAGGTAGAATTTACGCGTACCTTGTGCCATGGGTGAGCTTTGATTTGTGGAAACTTGAATTCAGTGTAATTCGGATTCATACATTTAATTTCTTCCCTTGTTGGGGTTCCCAAAACCTACATGATTAGCGGACACAAAATCGAAAAGAAAATCAACACACGTGTCAGCAAAAAAAAGCTAACAAAAATTGCTCATGGGCACTTTACAAGCACCAATTATAATATCACTCCAACATACAAAATTTTCCAATCATTCTCCTCAATCCCCTTTCCACACTAGACATTTTAAATCGATAGAactttagaaaattaatatcaataatccaacctttcaccTATCTGCTATGAATAATCACAACTTTGAATCATTTTTAATAAACTAACATTTGCCTTCAATTTGTTGTCAGCATACTAATAGGAAATGCTAATAGCAATCTAAAgacaaatattgaattattatgaaataaaaagttatgttgatagcaaactaaggatagaggttgaattattaaaaaataatccaaaagtGAAATTATTCACAACGAAAAGTGAAAGGTTGGATAACTAAAATCAGTTTTTCCTAGAATATTCTACATGAAAAAAGAAAACGATAAAATCATCAACGAgcttaaatattgaaaattacCTTAATAATCTCCACAAGTTGATCTACTCCGCTCTCACCGGGGAATAATGGCTGCAAGAAATCAAATGTGGGCAATGGTTAATATAAGTAACTATATAATCTCAGATAAATCACAGAAAGCAAGTAAAAACATACTTGTCCGAGCAGCAGTTCAGCAAGAACGCAAccagcagaccaaatgtcaatCGCTGTTGTGTATTCAGTTGCTCCAAATATCAGTTCCGGTGCACGATAGTATCTCGAACATATATACGATATATTTGGCTCGCCTTTCACCTGTTAGATCATTTGCAAGAAGGTAGTGAGCAAAATATAAAGACCATACATTATACAACTGATAGAGTTGTTATCGGGCTTGTACACAAACCCCGCATAAGACAAAAGTTGACTGCACAAAGATCCGATGAGGTTCCATTCAAAAACCCGTTTATATtaggagtagcccatcaagtaTAAATATAGTCAACCACTCTCTAATTATTCGATGCGGGATCACAAGTGGGTTATTTCCCAACAAGTGAAAGTACGAATTGAGCGTAAGAACAGAAGGACGAACCAAGACTTTAGCACTTCCAAAATCGCAAATCTTTAATTGGTGTGTATGTGGATTGACCTGTGttcaaaaaaaatacatcagaTATAATGAAACAGAAATCTTGTTTCTAAAACTGAATTGAATCTAAATACTCAAAGAATAAATCTCAAAGGGTCTATATATTACCAGTAGATTTTGTGGTTTTATGTCTCTATGGCATACTCCAATAGTATTATGAATGTATGCTAATCCTCGACAAA harbors:
- the LOC130800302 gene encoding shaggy-related protein kinase NtK-1-like, with the translated sequence MASVGIPPTAGLGQPGGNVGAIDKLPDEMNDMKIRDDKEIEAAVIDGNGTETGHIIVTTIGGRNGEAKQTVSYMAERIVGQGSFGVVFQARCLETGETVAIKKVLQDKRYKNRELQTMRLLDHPNVTSLKHCFFSTTGKDELYLNLVLEFVPETVHRVVRHYNKINQRMPLIYVKLYMFQICRGLAYIHNTIGVCHRDIKPQNLLVNPHTHQLKICDFGSAKVLVKGEPNISYICSRYYRAPELIFGATEYTTAIDIWSAGCVLAELLLGQPLFPGESGVDQLVEIIKVLGTPTREEIKCMNPNYTEFKFPQIKAHPWHKIFHKRMPPEAVDLVSRLLQYSPNLRCTALDALTHPFFDELRDPNTRLPNGRTLPPLFNFKAHELKGVPTETLVRLIPEHARKHCAFLGS